A genomic window from Pseudomonas argentinensis includes:
- the hisB gene encoding imidazoleglycerol-phosphate dehydratase HisB, protein MAERTASVERNTLETQIKVSINLDGSGKASFDTGVPFFEHMLDQIARHGLIDLDIYCKGDLHIDAHHTVEDVGITLGQAFARAVGDKKGMTRYGHSYVPLDEALSRVVIDFSGRPGLQMHVPFTRAVVGGFDVDLFQEFFQGFVNHAQVSLHIDNLRGVNTHHQIETVFKAFGRALRMAVELDPRMAGQMPSTKGVL, encoded by the coding sequence ATGGCCGAACGTACGGCATCCGTCGAGCGCAATACCCTGGAGACCCAGATCAAGGTCTCGATCAATCTGGATGGCAGCGGCAAGGCCAGCTTCGATACCGGTGTACCGTTCTTCGAGCACATGCTCGACCAGATCGCCCGCCATGGCTTGATCGACCTGGATATCTACTGCAAGGGTGACCTGCACATCGACGCTCACCACACCGTCGAAGACGTCGGCATCACCCTCGGCCAGGCGTTCGCCAGGGCCGTCGGCGACAAGAAGGGCATGACCCGTTACGGCCATTCCTACGTGCCGCTGGACGAAGCGCTGTCGCGCGTGGTGATCGACTTCTCCGGTCGCCCGGGCCTGCAGATGCACGTGCCGTTCACCCGTGCGGTGGTCGGCGGCTTCGATGTCGACCTGTTCCAGGAATTCTTCCAGGGCTTCGTCAACCACGCCCAGGTCAGCCTGCACATCGACAACCTGCGCGGTGTGAACACCCACCACCAGATCGAGACCGTGTTCAAGGCTTTCGGTCGCGCCCTGCGTATGGCGGTCGAACTCGACCCGCGCATGGCCGGGCAGATGCCGTCGACCAAGGGCGTGCTCTGA
- a CDS encoding response regulator: MNDVTRSVLIVEDDPLLLMLLAEYLQGEGYHVLQADGATDAFAILATKPHLDLLITDFRLPGGVSGVRIAEPALLLRPDLKVIFISGHPAEVRETGSALLDSAPLLSKPFTLETLSTQIAHLLD, translated from the coding sequence ATGAACGATGTGACACGAAGCGTACTGATCGTCGAGGACGATCCGCTGCTGCTCATGCTGCTGGCCGAATACCTGCAGGGCGAGGGCTACCACGTGCTGCAGGCCGACGGCGCCACCGATGCCTTCGCCATCCTCGCCACCAAGCCGCACCTGGATCTGCTGATCACCGACTTCCGCCTGCCCGGCGGCGTTTCCGGCGTGCGTATCGCCGAGCCGGCGTTGCTGCTGCGCCCGGATCTCAAGGTGATCTTTATCAGCGGCCACCCCGCTGAAGTGCGCGAGACCGGCAGCGCCTTGCTCGACTCCGCGCCACTGCTGAGCAAGCCCTTCACGCTGGAAACCCTGAGTACGCAAATTGCCCATCTGCTCGATTGA
- a CDS encoding AsmA family protein encodes MKALGKILGLFFLGLLLIIVALGFALTHLFDPNDYKDEIRQLARDKANLELTLNGDIGWSLFPWLGLELTDATLASASTPDKPFANLRLLGLSVRVLPLLRKEVQMSDIRVDGLNLDLQRDENGHGNWEDVGRPAAKPGETSAEQTAANDASQPQGEPAQESGSQPIKLDIDSLIVNGARVDYRDAQKGQQFSAESIQLTTGAIREGAGVPIKLSAFFGSNQPVMRARTELQGELRFDRALKRYQLEDARLSGEASGEPFNGQTLTYAAQGQLLVDLAAQVAEWNGLKLSANQLRALGEVKVRDLQSEPKLSGGLSVAPVNLREFLASLGQKLPPMSDEKTLAQFELVTQLGGTANSLSLDELTLKLDDSTFTGKLAMADFAKQALRVQLKGDKLDLDRYLPPASKDKKDADSARKAEVRETVANAGQAGTTPVPNAPTQQAWSSSEVLPIPALRKLDLQANLTLDQLTLQKQALSDVSLKARSQGGALNLEELRGKLGNGSFAIRADADVRPAVPVLSLRTQLNGIPVEPFLKDEQRPSPLKGLLDLTSELTTSGNSQKAWVDALNGTASFMLEDGVLVDANLEQQLCRGISTLNRKQLSGEPRSNDTPFERLQGSLSIRNGVANNPDLQARIPGLSVAGNGDVDLRVLGLDYRVGITIEGDQREMPDPACEVNRRYVGIAWPLHCRGPLELGAKACRLDQEGMGKVAAKLAGDRINEKLEEKLGDKVSPELKDALKGLFNR; translated from the coding sequence ATGAAAGCGCTCGGCAAAATCCTGGGTCTGTTCTTCCTCGGACTACTGCTGATCATCGTGGCGTTGGGCTTTGCCCTGACTCACCTGTTCGACCCCAACGATTACAAGGATGAAATCCGCCAGCTGGCGCGGGACAAGGCCAACCTCGAGCTGACCCTCAACGGCGATATCGGCTGGAGCCTGTTCCCCTGGCTGGGCCTGGAGCTGACCGACGCCACCCTGGCCAGCGCCAGCACGCCGGACAAGCCGTTCGCCAACCTGCGCCTGCTCGGCCTGTCGGTGCGCGTGCTGCCGCTGCTGCGCAAGGAAGTGCAGATGAGCGATATCCGCGTCGATGGCCTGAACCTCGACCTGCAGCGCGACGAGAACGGCCACGGCAACTGGGAAGACGTCGGCCGACCGGCGGCCAAGCCGGGCGAAACGTCGGCCGAGCAGACTGCCGCCAATGATGCATCGCAGCCGCAAGGCGAGCCCGCCCAGGAAAGCGGCAGCCAGCCGATCAAGCTGGATATCGACAGCCTGATCGTCAACGGTGCCCGGGTGGACTACCGCGACGCCCAGAAGGGCCAGCAATTCAGCGCAGAGAGCATCCAGCTCACCACTGGTGCCATTCGCGAAGGCGCCGGCGTGCCGATCAAGCTCAGCGCCTTCTTTGGCAGCAACCAGCCGGTGATGCGTGCGCGCACCGAACTGCAGGGCGAGCTGCGCTTCGACCGTGCCCTCAAGCGCTACCAGCTCGAAGACGCGCGCCTGTCCGGCGAGGCGTCCGGCGAGCCGTTCAATGGCCAGACCCTCACCTACGCCGCCCAGGGCCAATTGCTGGTCGACCTGGCGGCCCAGGTCGCCGAATGGAACGGCCTCAAGCTGTCCGCCAACCAGCTGCGCGCCCTGGGTGAAGTGAAAGTACGTGACCTGCAGAGCGAGCCCAAGCTGTCCGGTGGCCTGTCCGTGGCACCGGTCAACCTGCGTGAATTCCTCGCCAGCCTCGGCCAGAAGCTGCCGCCGATGAGCGACGAGAAAACCCTGGCACAATTCGAACTGGTCACCCAGCTGGGCGGCACCGCCAACAGCCTGTCGCTGGACGAGCTGACCCTCAAGCTGGACGACAGCACCTTTACCGGCAAGCTTGCCATGGCCGACTTCGCCAAGCAGGCGCTGCGCGTACAACTCAAGGGCGACAAGCTCGACCTCGACCGCTACCTGCCGCCCGCGAGCAAGGACAAGAAGGACGCCGACTCGGCGCGCAAGGCCGAAGTGCGTGAGACCGTCGCCAACGCCGGCCAGGCCGGCACCACGCCGGTGCCCAACGCACCGACCCAACAGGCATGGAGCTCCAGCGAAGTGCTGCCGATTCCCGCCCTGCGCAAACTCGACCTGCAGGCCAACCTGACCCTCGACCAGCTGACCCTGCAAAAGCAGGCGCTCAGCGATGTCAGTCTCAAGGCTCGCAGCCAGGGCGGCGCGCTGAACCTGGAAGAGCTGCGCGGTAAACTCGGCAACGGCAGCTTCGCCATCAGGGCCGATGCCGACGTGCGCCCCGCCGTACCGGTACTCAGCCTGCGCACCCAGCTGAACGGCATACCGGTGGAGCCCTTCCTCAAGGACGAACAGCGCCCTTCGCCCCTCAAGGGCCTGCTCGACCTGACCAGCGAACTGACCACCAGCGGCAATAGCCAGAAGGCCTGGGTCGATGCCCTCAACGGCACTGCCAGCTTCATGCTCGAGGATGGCGTGCTGGTCGACGCCAACCTGGAGCAACAGCTGTGCCGCGGCATCTCTACCCTCAACCGCAAGCAGCTGAGCGGCGAGCCACGCAGCAACGACACGCCTTTCGAGCGCCTGCAGGGTAGCCTGAGCATCCGCAACGGCGTGGCCAACAACCCCGACCTGCAGGCGCGCATTCCCGGCCTGAGCGTGGCCGGCAACGGTGACGTCGACCTGCGCGTGTTGGGCCTGGACTACCGCGTCGGCATCACCATCGAAGGCGACCAGCGCGAAATGCCGGATCCGGCCTGCGAGGTCAATCGCCGCTACGTCGGCATCGCCTGGCCGCTGCACTGCCGCGGCCCACTGGAACTGGGCGCCAAGGCCTGCCGCCTGGATCAGGAAGGCATGGGCAAGGTGGCCGCCAAGCTGGCCGGCGATCGCATCAACGAAAAGCTCGAAGAGAAACTCGGCGACAAGGTCAGCCCGGAACTCAAAGACGCACTCAAGGGCCTGTTCAACCGATGA
- a CDS encoding hybrid sensor histidine kinase/response regulator, giving the protein MLSSTGCKLLIVDDLPENLLALEALIRRDDREVFKAQCADDALVLLLEHEFALAILDVQMPGMNGFELAELMRGTEKTKHIPIVFVSAAGREMNYAFKGYESGAVDFLYKPLDIQAVQSKVAVFVDLYRQRKVMAQQLEALERARQEQDALLAELRSTQGELQHAVRMRDDFMSIVSHELRTPLNGLILDTQLRKMHLAKGNLTAFSEDKLGAMFDRDERQIHSLIRLIEDMLDVSRIRTGKLSIRPVEFDLAQTVRNVAENFAQQMAVAGCDLQLDSNEVLHGSWDQFRIEQVVSNLLSNALRYGAGRPIEVRARSDGSGVRIEVRDHGIGISLENQHRIFQQFERAVGSESVAGLGLGLFISDQIVKAHGGRIEVQSSLGQGSLFSVWLPRGKRVEIG; this is encoded by the coding sequence ATGTTGAGTAGCACCGGATGCAAACTGTTGATCGTCGATGACCTGCCGGAGAACCTGCTGGCGCTGGAGGCATTGATCCGTCGCGATGATCGCGAGGTGTTCAAGGCGCAGTGCGCCGATGACGCGCTGGTGCTGCTGCTCGAGCACGAGTTCGCCCTGGCCATTCTCGACGTGCAGATGCCCGGCATGAACGGCTTCGAGCTGGCCGAGCTGATGCGTGGCACGGAAAAGACCAAGCATATCCCCATCGTTTTCGTCAGCGCCGCTGGCCGCGAGATGAACTACGCCTTCAAGGGCTACGAGAGCGGCGCCGTGGACTTTCTCTACAAGCCGCTGGATATCCAGGCGGTGCAGAGCAAGGTGGCGGTGTTCGTCGACCTGTATCGCCAGCGCAAGGTCATGGCCCAGCAGCTCGAAGCCCTGGAGCGTGCGCGCCAGGAGCAGGATGCGCTGCTCGCCGAGCTGCGTTCGACCCAGGGCGAACTGCAGCACGCGGTACGCATGCGTGACGACTTCATGTCCATCGTCTCCCACGAACTGCGCACGCCGCTCAACGGGCTGATTCTCGACACCCAGCTGCGCAAGATGCACCTGGCCAAGGGCAACCTCACCGCGTTCAGCGAAGACAAGCTCGGTGCCATGTTCGACCGCGACGAGCGGCAGATCCACAGCCTGATCCGCCTGATCGAGGACATGCTCGACGTCTCGCGCATCCGTACCGGCAAGCTGTCGATCCGCCCGGTGGAGTTCGACCTGGCGCAGACGGTGCGCAACGTCGCCGAGAACTTCGCCCAGCAGATGGCCGTCGCCGGCTGCGATCTGCAGCTGGACAGCAACGAAGTGCTGCACGGCAGCTGGGACCAGTTCCGCATCGAGCAGGTGGTCAGCAACCTGCTCAGCAATGCCCTGCGCTATGGCGCCGGGCGGCCCATCGAAGTACGTGCCCGCTCCGACGGGAGCGGTGTCCGCATCGAGGTGCGCGACCATGGCATCGGTATTTCCCTGGAGAACCAGCACCGCATCTTCCAGCAGTTCGAGCGCGCGGTGGGCAGCGAGTCGGTGGCCGGCCTGGGCTTGGGGCTGTTCATCTCCGACCAGATCGTCAAGGCCCATGGCGGGCGTATCGAGGTGCAGAGCAGCCTGGGGCAGGGCTCGCTGTTCAGCGTCTGGCTGCCGCGCGGCAAGCGCGTAGAGATAGGTTGA
- a CDS encoding oxidative damage protection protein, whose amino-acid sequence MTRTVMCRKHKQELPGLDRAPYPGAKGEDIFQNVSRQAWDEWQKHQTLLINERRLNMMNAEDRKFLQAEMDKFLSGEDYAKADGYVPPSE is encoded by the coding sequence ATGACCCGTACCGTGATGTGCCGCAAGCACAAACAGGAACTCCCCGGTCTCGACCGCGCGCCCTACCCTGGCGCCAAGGGCGAGGACATCTTCCAGAACGTCTCCAGGCAGGCCTGGGATGAATGGCAGAAGCACCAGACCCTGCTGATCAACGAGCGTCGCCTGAACATGATGAACGCCGAAGACCGCAAATTCCTGCAGGCCGAGATGGACAAGTTCCTCTCCGGCGAGGATTACGCCAAGGCCGACGGCTACGTGCCGCCCAGCGAATAG
- the mutY gene encoding A/G-specific adenine glycosylase yields MTPEQFSSAVLRWYDLHGRKDLPWQQNITPYRVWVSEIMLQQTQVSTVLGYFDRFMTALPTVRDLAEAPEDEVLHLWTGLGYYSRARNLQKTAQIVMAEHGGQFPRSVEALTELPGIGRSTAGAIASLSMGLRAPILDGNVKRVLARFVAQEGYPGEPKVARQLWAVAERFLPEERVNHYTQAMMDLGATLCTRSKPTCLLCPVQSGCEAHLLGLEIRYPIAKPRKELPQKRTLMPLLLSRDGAVLLYRRPSTGLWGGLWSLPELDDLDALDALATQHQLGLGERRQLDQITHTFSHFQLAIDPWLIEADGVPGYVAEADWLWYNLATPPRLGLAAPVKKLLKRAADALHTGEMA; encoded by the coding sequence ATGACCCCCGAGCAATTCTCCAGCGCCGTGCTGCGCTGGTACGACCTGCACGGCCGCAAGGACCTGCCCTGGCAGCAGAACATCACGCCCTACCGCGTGTGGGTCTCGGAGATCATGCTGCAGCAGACCCAGGTCAGCACCGTGCTCGGCTACTTCGACCGCTTCATGACCGCCCTGCCCACCGTGCGCGACCTGGCCGAAGCACCGGAAGACGAAGTGCTGCACCTGTGGACCGGCCTGGGCTACTACTCCCGCGCCCGCAACCTGCAGAAGACCGCGCAGATCGTCATGGCCGAGCACGGCGGCCAATTCCCACGCAGCGTCGAAGCCCTCACCGAACTGCCGGGCATCGGCCGTTCCACCGCCGGCGCCATCGCCAGCCTGAGCATGGGCCTGCGCGCGCCGATTCTCGACGGCAACGTCAAACGCGTACTGGCCCGCTTCGTGGCCCAGGAAGGCTATCCGGGCGAGCCCAAGGTGGCCAGGCAGCTGTGGGCGGTGGCCGAGCGCTTTCTGCCCGAGGAGCGCGTCAACCATTACACCCAGGCGATGATGGATCTAGGCGCCACGCTCTGTACGCGCAGCAAGCCCACCTGCCTGCTGTGCCCGGTGCAGAGTGGCTGCGAGGCGCACCTGCTCGGCCTGGAGATCCGCTATCCGATCGCCAAGCCGCGCAAGGAACTGCCCCAGAAACGCACCCTGATGCCGCTGCTGCTCAGCCGCGACGGCGCCGTGCTGCTCTACCGGCGGCCCTCCACCGGCCTCTGGGGCGGCCTGTGGAGCCTGCCGGAACTCGATGACCTCGACGCCTTGGACGCGCTTGCCACACAGCACCAGCTGGGTCTTGGCGAGCGCCGCCAACTCGATCAAATCACCCATACCTTCAGCCATTTCCAGTTGGCCATCGATCCCTGGCTGATCGAGGCCGACGGCGTGCCCGGCTACGTGGCCGAGGCCGACTGGCTCTGGTATAACCTCGCCACCCCGCCGCGCCTGGGCCTCGCTGCCCCGGTCAAGAAGCTGCTCAAACGCGCGGCCGACGCACTGCATACAGGAGAAATGGCATGA
- a CDS encoding OFA family MFS transporter: MTDATVQNGASATPAFLSKERIIAKPGFNRWLVPPAALAIHLCIGMAYGFSVFWLPLSKAIGITAPVACAPDIGFFEQIFASNCDWQISMLGWIYTLFFVFLGCAAAVWGGWLEHAGPRKAGLVSAVCWCGGLLISALGIYTHQIWLMWVGSGVIGGIGLGLGYISPVSTLIKWFPDKRGMATGMAIMGFGGGAMVGAPLAAALMGHFASETSVGVWQSFVVMAVIYFIFMVGGALAYRVPPTGWKPAGWVAPAAKANNAMITKGHVHVNTAWKTPQFWLVWAVLCLNVSAGIGIIGMASPMLQEVFGGKLIGLNVPFSELNAAQLGQIAAIAAGFTGLLSLFNIGGRFFWASFSDLIGRKATYFVFFALGFTLYALVPWTGHLGSIALFVFAFCLILSMYGGGFATVPAYLADLFGTQMVGAIHGRLLTAWAFAGVLGPVLVNYLREYQLSIGVERAAAYDITLYILAGLLVLGFICNLLVRPVDPKYFMTDAELAAERAHGEKSKPSAAELEWAADPSSKPLVIAAWLAVGIPLAWGVWITLQKTVVLFQ, from the coding sequence ATGACTGACGCCACCGTGCAAAACGGTGCTTCGGCGACGCCTGCATTCCTGTCCAAGGAACGCATCATCGCCAAGCCCGGTTTCAACCGCTGGCTGGTTCCGCCAGCTGCCCTCGCCATCCACCTGTGCATCGGCATGGCCTACGGGTTCTCCGTATTCTGGCTGCCACTGTCCAAGGCCATCGGTATCACCGCGCCAGTGGCGTGTGCGCCGGACATCGGGTTCTTCGAGCAGATCTTCGCCAGCAACTGCGACTGGCAGATCTCCATGCTGGGCTGGATCTACACCCTGTTCTTCGTGTTCCTGGGTTGCGCGGCTGCCGTATGGGGTGGCTGGCTGGAGCATGCAGGCCCGCGTAAGGCTGGCCTGGTTTCGGCGGTGTGCTGGTGTGGTGGTCTGCTGATCTCCGCGTTGGGTATCTATACCCACCAGATCTGGCTGATGTGGGTCGGTTCCGGTGTGATCGGTGGTATCGGTCTGGGCCTGGGCTACATCTCCCCGGTATCGACGCTGATCAAGTGGTTCCCGGACAAGCGCGGCATGGCGACCGGTATGGCCATCATGGGCTTCGGTGGCGGCGCGATGGTCGGTGCGCCCCTGGCGGCAGCGCTGATGGGCCACTTTGCCAGTGAAACCAGCGTCGGCGTATGGCAGAGCTTCGTGGTCATGGCGGTGATCTACTTCATCTTCATGGTCGGTGGCGCACTGGCCTACCGCGTTCCGCCAACCGGCTGGAAGCCTGCAGGCTGGGTCGCTCCGGCTGCCAAGGCCAACAACGCGATGATCACCAAGGGCCACGTCCACGTGAACACCGCGTGGAAAACCCCGCAATTCTGGTTGGTCTGGGCCGTACTGTGCCTGAACGTATCGGCCGGTATCGGCATCATCGGCATGGCCTCGCCCATGCTGCAGGAAGTCTTCGGCGGCAAGCTGATCGGCCTGAACGTGCCATTCAGCGAGCTGAACGCCGCGCAGCTGGGCCAGATCGCCGCCATCGCGGCCGGCTTCACCGGTCTGCTGAGCCTGTTCAACATCGGTGGTCGTTTCTTCTGGGCTTCGTTCTCCGACCTGATCGGCCGCAAGGCGACCTACTTCGTGTTCTTCGCGCTGGGCTTCACCCTCTACGCGCTGGTTCCGTGGACCGGTCACCTGGGCAGCATCGCCCTGTTCGTGTTCGCCTTCTGCCTGATCCTGTCCATGTACGGCGGTGGCTTCGCGACCGTTCCGGCTTACCTGGCCGACCTGTTCGGTACCCAGATGGTCGGTGCGATCCACGGTCGCCTGCTGACTGCCTGGGCCTTCGCCGGCGTGCTGGGTCCGGTGCTGGTCAACTACCTGCGTGAGTATCAGCTGAGCATCGGCGTCGAGCGCGCTGCCGCTTACGACATCACCCTGTACATCCTCGCCGGCCTGCTGGTGCTGGGCTTCATCTGCAACCTGCTGGTCCGCCCTGTGGATCCGAAATACTTCATGACCGATGCAGAGCTGGCCGCCGAGCGCGCCCATGGCGAGAAATCCAAGCCGTCCGCTGCCGAACTGGAGTGGGCTGCCGATCCGTCGAGCAAGCCGCTGGTGATCGCTGCCTGGCTGGCCGTGGGTATCCCACTGGCCTGGGGCGTTTGGATCACCCTGCAGAAGACCGTCGTTCTGTTCCAGTAA
- the hisH gene encoding imidazole glycerol phosphate synthase subunit HisH, translated as MQTVAVIDYGMGNLHSVSKALEHVGAGRVLVTSDAQVIREADRVVFPGVGAIRDCMAEIRRLGFDELVREVSQDRPFLGICVGMQALLERSEENDGVDCIGLFPGQVRFFGKDMVEDGEPLKVPHMGWNEVSQAVKHPLWHNIPEQARFYFVHSYYIEAAKAQQVVGRGHYGKDFAAALADGSRFAVQFHPEKSHTHGLQLLQNFAAWDGRW; from the coding sequence ATGCAGACGGTAGCCGTCATCGACTACGGCATGGGCAACCTGCATTCGGTGTCCAAGGCCCTCGAGCACGTGGGCGCTGGTCGTGTGCTGGTGACCAGCGATGCCCAGGTGATCCGTGAAGCCGACCGCGTGGTGTTTCCCGGGGTCGGCGCGATCCGCGACTGCATGGCCGAGATCCGGCGCCTGGGCTTCGACGAACTGGTTCGCGAAGTCAGTCAGGACCGTCCGTTTCTCGGTATCTGCGTGGGCATGCAAGCGCTGCTCGAGCGCAGTGAAGAGAACGACGGGGTCGACTGCATCGGTCTGTTTCCCGGCCAGGTGCGCTTCTTCGGCAAGGACATGGTCGAGGACGGCGAGCCGCTGAAAGTCCCCCATATGGGCTGGAACGAGGTGAGCCAGGCAGTCAAGCATCCGCTGTGGCACAACATCCCCGAGCAGGCGCGTTTCTACTTCGTGCACAGCTACTACATCGAGGCGGCCAAGGCGCAGCAGGTGGTTGGCCGTGGCCATTACGGCAAGGACTTCGCCGCGGCCCTGGCCGACGGCTCGCGCTTCGCCGTGCAGTTCCACCCGGAGAAGAGCCACACCCATGGCCTGCAGCTGCTGCAGAACTTCGCCGCCTGGGATGGCCGCTGGTAG
- a CDS encoding chemotaxis protein CheB, producing MNAPLRKLEAVVIGASAGGVEALLNLFAGLPADYGLPLVVVLHLPDGRESLLPDLFARRLALRVKEAQDKEALRAGTLYFAASGYHLCIEADRSFSYSREEPLHFSRPSIDYLFESAADAYGSQLMGVLLTGANQDGAAGLYTIKQRGGVTVVQDPQEAQVATMPEAALALHQPDYLLSLRGILALLAELDSRPC from the coding sequence ATGAACGCACCCCTTCGCAAGCTCGAGGCGGTGGTTATCGGCGCCTCGGCCGGTGGCGTGGAAGCTTTGCTGAACCTGTTCGCAGGCTTGCCTGCCGACTACGGTTTACCGCTGGTGGTGGTGCTGCATCTGCCCGACGGCCGCGAAAGCCTGTTGCCGGATCTGTTTGCCCGGCGCCTGGCGCTGCGGGTCAAGGAAGCCCAGGACAAGGAGGCGTTGCGGGCGGGCACGCTGTACTTCGCGGCATCCGGCTATCACCTGTGCATCGAGGCCGATCGCAGCTTTTCCTACAGTCGTGAGGAGCCGCTGCATTTTTCCCGGCCCTCGATCGACTACCTGTTCGAGTCGGCTGCCGATGCCTACGGCAGCCAGTTGATGGGAGTCTTGCTGACCGGCGCCAACCAGGATGGCGCCGCCGGGTTGTACACAATAAAACAGCGGGGCGGAGTGACCGTGGTGCAGGATCCGCAGGAGGCGCAGGTTGCGACCATGCCCGAAGCGGCCCTGGCGCTGCACCAACCCGATTACCTTCTTTCTTTGCGGGGCATTCTCGCATTGCTAGCCGAACTGGACTCACGCCCATGTTGA
- a CDS encoding CheR family methyltransferase: MSDRTQDIELRLLIEAIYLQYSYDFRDYSGSSLKRRIVHAMRQFDCASISELQARIIHDSAAFMQLLQFLTIPVSEMFRDPSYFLALRQEVVPFLRTYPSLKLWVAGCSTGEEVYSLAILLHEEGLLERSIIYATDINPHSLDKAKRGIFSIDNMRLYSENYQRAGGKGSLSDYYTAAYDGALFERFLCANVTFADHSLATDSVFSETQFISCRNVLIYFNKTLQDRAFGLFHESLGHRAFLGLGSKESLDFSAYAGRFEALNRQERVFRKL; this comes from the coding sequence ATGTCCGACCGTACGCAGGATATCGAGCTGCGTCTGCTGATCGAGGCGATCTACCTGCAGTACAGCTACGATTTTCGCGACTACTCCGGGTCTTCACTCAAGCGCCGGATCGTGCACGCCATGCGCCAGTTCGACTGCGCGAGCATCTCCGAGCTGCAGGCGCGCATCATTCATGACTCGGCGGCGTTCATGCAGCTGCTGCAGTTTCTCACCATCCCGGTCAGCGAGATGTTCCGCGACCCGAGCTACTTCCTGGCGCTGCGCCAGGAGGTGGTGCCGTTCCTGCGCACCTACCCCTCGCTCAAGCTCTGGGTGGCTGGCTGCAGCACGGGCGAGGAGGTGTATTCCCTGGCCATCCTGCTGCACGAGGAGGGCCTGCTGGAACGCTCGATCATCTACGCGACGGACATCAACCCACACTCGCTGGACAAGGCCAAGCGCGGTATCTTCTCCATCGACAACATGCGCCTGTACAGCGAGAACTATCAGCGCGCCGGCGGCAAGGGCTCGCTGTCCGACTACTACACGGCCGCCTACGACGGCGCGCTGTTCGAGCGCTTCCTGTGCGCCAACGTGACCTTCGCCGATCACAGCCTGGCCACCGACAGCGTGTTCTCGGAAACCCAGTTCATCTCCTGTCGCAATGTACTGATCTACTTCAACAAGACCCTGCAGGACCGCGCCTTCGGGCTGTTTCACGAATCCCTCGGGCACCGCGCCTTCCTGGGGCTGGGCAGCAAGGAAAGCCTGGATTTCTCGGCCTACGCCGGACGTTTCGAGGCGCTGAACCGCCAGGAACGGGTGTTTCGCAAGTTATGA
- a CDS encoding NAD(P)/FAD-dependent oxidoreductase, giving the protein MDSIDTLIIGAGALGLACAARLAAPERSTLILEQEALIGSHTSSRNSEVIHAGLYYPPGSLKAELCLEGRERLYAWCTRWQVPHRRIGKLLVAVDEAERNQLAVLAGNAQTCGVHALQALDGAALKRLEPAVRGVAALFSPDTGIIDSHAFLQSLLACAESQGAQLVLHTRVNSLARERDGWRVDGTSGGEPFTLKAQRVVNAAGLFAQTLAERTQGLEPRGIPSLHLCQGNYFTYSGRSPFSHLIYPMPEANTSGLGIHATLDMAGQLRFGPDTRYIDRLDYQVDERLHERFAQAVARYYPALDSTRLVPGYAGVRPKLSGPGQIAEDFVLQTTADHGLPGLVNLFGIESPGLTASLAIAERVARSL; this is encoded by the coding sequence ATGGACAGCATCGACACCCTGATCATCGGCGCTGGCGCCCTGGGCCTGGCCTGCGCCGCCAGGCTGGCAGCGCCGGAACGCAGCACGCTTATCCTCGAGCAGGAAGCGCTGATAGGCAGCCATACCTCCAGCCGCAACTCGGAGGTGATCCACGCCGGCCTCTATTATCCGCCCGGCTCGCTGAAAGCCGAGCTGTGTCTGGAAGGCCGCGAGCGCCTGTACGCCTGGTGCACGCGCTGGCAGGTGCCGCACCGGCGAATCGGCAAGCTGCTGGTGGCCGTCGACGAAGCGGAGCGCAATCAACTCGCCGTGCTGGCCGGCAATGCCCAGACCTGTGGCGTACATGCACTTCAGGCGCTCGACGGCGCAGCGCTGAAGCGCCTCGAACCCGCCGTGCGGGGCGTGGCCGCGCTGTTCTCGCCCGACACCGGAATCATCGACAGTCATGCTTTCCTGCAGTCGCTTCTGGCATGCGCCGAAAGCCAGGGCGCGCAGCTGGTGCTGCACACCCGGGTAAACAGCCTGGCGCGCGAACGCGACGGCTGGCGGGTCGACGGCACCAGCGGCGGCGAGCCTTTCACCCTCAAGGCCCAGCGAGTGGTCAACGCCGCCGGGCTGTTCGCCCAGACGCTGGCCGAGCGTACCCAGGGCCTCGAGCCGCGGGGCATACCGTCCCTGCACCTGTGTCAGGGCAACTACTTCACCTACAGCGGTCGATCGCCCTTCAGTCATCTCATCTATCCGATGCCGGAGGCCAACACCAGCGGCCTGGGCATCCACGCCACACTGGACATGGCCGGCCAGCTGCGCTTCGGCCCGGATACACGCTACATCGACCGCCTCGACTATCAGGTCGATGAACGCCTGCATGAGCGCTTCGCCCAGGCCGTGGCCCGCTATTACCCGGCGCTGGACAGCACTCGCCTGGTCCCTGGTTATGCCGGCGTGCGGCCCAAGCTCAGCGGCCCCGGGCAAATTGCCGAAGATTTCGTGCTGCAAACCACCGCCGACCATGGTCTACCAGGACTGGTGAATCTGTTCGGCATCGAATCGCCAGGCCTGACCGCCAGCCTGGCCATCGCCGAGCGGGTTGCCCGAAGCCTTTAG